CCCGGCGTCCTGGCAATAAAAAAGCCGCATTGAATAATGCGGCTTTTTTTATCGCGATAGCTGATGGTCAGATGCTGAAAGAGGACCCACAGCCACAGGTGCTGGTTGCGTTAGGGTTATTGACCACAAACCGCGAACCTTCCAGGCCTTCGGTATAATCAACCGCACCGCCAACCAGATATTGCAGACTCATCGGGTCAACGACCAGCGCAACGCCTTGTTTCTCAATGGTCATATCGCCTTCGTTAATTTTATCGTCGAAGGTAAAACCATACTGAAAGCCGCTGCACCCGCCCCCGGTGATATAAACCCGCAGTTTGAGCTCCGGATTATCTTCATCTGCTATCAGGCTTTTCACTTTGTTGGCTGCTGCATCGGTAAACTGCAGCGGCAGGGCTACGTCATCACTCATTTTTTGCTCCCGTGTACTCACGTATCGGACAAAAATACCCCGATTGTTACGGTTATTATCCAATACCCTGGTAAATCGTTCAAGTATTCTGCGCGGCCGCCGCCGCTTTATCAGCCTCAGCTTTCGCTAAAGTGCGGGCCAGTATAGCCGAATACAGCGGCTTGCCGCCTAAAAATTGTGCTAACAAAGTGGCACCAAGGCAGGTAATTATCATTGGCAAAATGAGCTGATAGTTATCTGTCATTTCAAGCACCAGCACAATGCCGGTCAGCGGTGCGCGAACCGAAGCCGCAAGCAGTGCCCCCATCCCAGCTACCGCAAACGTCCCGGCTTCCAGATGCCACTGGGGGAACCAGGCCATGCACAGCATGCCGAAAGCGGTACCCAGTAAGGTTCCCAGCGCCAGCATTGGTGCAAAAATACCGCCCGGCGCGCCTGATGAAAAGCACAGAATTGTGGTCACAACCCGGGCTATAAAAATAAATAACAACATACCGACGGTATAGTTCGCCGCGGCCGCGATAGGGATAAGGCTAAAACCGCCGCCTGCCGCTGCCGGCTCAATAAAGCCCAATATCCCGCACATACCGCCCAGCAGCCCGCCAATCAGCACCCATGGGCCAATTTTCCCTTTATGAATTCGGGCAAACGCATCCTGAGCCAGAAAGATAAGGCGGTTAAACACCGGCCCTACTACGCCAAAAATCATGCCCAGAACCAGATAAAGCCACAGCGTATTAACCGGTGCATCGGCCAGGCGACCAACTTCGATAACCGCGCCCTGACCGTTAAAAATCCGGAACACCACGCTGGCCATAATGACGCCCGTGAAGACGGCTTTAATGGAAATGAGGTTATAGCGAAACTGCGGGCGCATCTCTTCGAGGATAAAGAGTATCCCAGCCAGCGGTGCGTTAAACGCCGCAGCCAGGCCGGATGCCGCACCGGTCGCCAGCAGCGTGTGGCGAGCTTCCGGGCTACGCATGCGGAATATATCCAGCACCATGCGGCCAACGTTGCCGCCGAGCTGCACCGTTGGCCCTTCACGGCCCAGAACCATCCCAGCCCCCAGGGTACCCATACCACCAATGAATTTAACCGGCAGCACTCGCCACCAGCGTACCGGCCGCAGCTCTTCCAGCGCCCCTTCGATTTCCGGGATCCCGGAACCACCGGCCTCTGGCGCAAAACGCCTCACCAGCCAGTAGCCCACCATTGCCAGCAGCGCCGAAGCCAGAAAAGCCAACGGCCAGACAAGCCAGGGGCTATCCGCATGGGTAATCAGCGCCCCGATGCGTATATGTTGTACAGCAGTGACCGCTTTTTCAAAGGCCACGCCGATCAGCCCCGCCAGTGTACCGACCACTGCCGCCGTCAGCAGCACGGCCAGCGGAGTCTTATCGCGATGAATTAATTGACGTATCACCTGCCCGCGCCGCAGCGCGGAAACTTTGTTTGCCCCATAAGAGGGAGATTCAGGATTCATAAACCGATCATCTATTGGTATGACGAATAACCCGATAATTCTACCGTCAGGTGATGGTAAACGTCACGATGAATCCCCATCCGATGGTTTAGCATCAGGAAAACTTTCACCACCGGGCCAGAATCCTTAGAATGGCGCGTTGCCCATAATTAAAGAATCAGGAGCCGATTCATGAGTAAGTCTGACAACCTGTACGCTGCCGCCCGCGAAGTAATCCCCGGCGGCGTAAACTCGCCAGTCCGGGCATTTACCGGAGTCGGCGGCGTTCCGCTATTTATCGAACGTGCGGATGGCGCATATCTGTATGACGCCGATGGAAAAGCGTATATCGATTACGTAGGCTCCTGGGGGCCGATGGTACTGGGCCATAATAATCCGGAGATTCGCAGCGCGGTTATCGAAGCCGCCAGCCGTGGCTTGAGTTTCGGTGCTCCTACCGAAATGGAAGTAAAAATGGCTCGTCTGGTCACCGAGCTGGTGCCGACCATGGATATGGTGCGGATGGTTAACTCCGGCACCGAAGCAACCATGAGCGCTATTCGCCTGGCGCGCGGTTTCACCGGCCGCGATAAAATTATTAAGTTTGAAGGCTGCTACCACGGCCACGCCGACTGCCTGCTGGTGAAAGCCGGTTCCGGCGCGCTGACCCTTGGCCAGCCTAACTCTCCGGGCGTACCCGCTGATTTCGCCCGTCACACCCTGACCTGTACCTATAACGATCTGGCATCAGTGCGTGCGGCTTTCGAGCAATATCCTGAAGATATCGCCTGCATTATTGTCGAGCCGGTTGCCGGTAACATGAACTGCATTCCGCCGCTGCCTGAGTTCCTGCCGGGGCTGCGCGCGCTGTGCGACGAGTTCGGCGCACTGCTGATTATTGATGAGGTAATGACCGGGTTCCGCGTAGCGCTGGCTGGCGCTCAGGACTATTACGGCGTGGAACCTGATTTAACCTGCCTGGGTAAAATTATCGGTGGCGGTATGCCGGTAGGTGCTTTTGGCGGTCGTCGCGAAGTGATGGAAGCTATTGCACCAACCGGGCCGGTTTATCAGGCCGGTACGCTGTCCGGTAACCCAATTGCTATGGCTGCGGGTTACGCCTGCCTGACCCAGGTCGCCCAGCCTGGCGTTCACGACACCTTAAACAGCCTGACCACTCGCCTGGCGACTGGACTGCTGGAGGCGGCTCAGGAAGCGGGCATTGGTCTGGTGGTGAATCACGTTGGCGGCATGTTCGGGCTGTTCTTCACTGATGCACAAACGGTAACTAACTATCAGGACGTTATGAGCTGCGACGTTGAACGCTTCAAAAAATTCTTCCACCTGATGCTGGAAGAAGGCGTTTATCTGGCTCCTTCCGCGTTTGAAGCAGGCTTTATGTCTATCGCGCATAGCGAAGAAGATATCGATAACACTATCGATGCGGCGCGTCGGGTATTTGCCAAACTGAAATAAATAACGACTTTGGAAGCAAAAACCACCTCCAAATGAGGTGGTTTTAAAAGAGCAATAATAAGGGCTTCACTGAGTGAAGCCCTTTTTTTACCGCGCCTGGCGGCGCAGCAGCCAGATAAAGTAAGGCGCGCCGATAAACGTCGCCAGCAATCCGGCCGGGATCTGGTTAGGGAACAGAATCATGCGCCCGCACCAGTCGGCAAACACCATTAACGCCCCGCCAATAATCGCCGCGATAATTAGCTGCGGCATCGCCCGCCTGAAACCCAGCATGCGGGCTATATGCGGAGCCATTAGCCCAACAAAACTAAGCGGTCCAATGGTTAGCGTGGCCGCCGCCGTGAGAATCGAAGCTAAAGCCAGCAGCGCAATACGTGAACGCGTAAGAGACATACCCACTGCGCTGGCCGTCAGCCCGCCGAGCGGCAAAATATGCAGCCAGCGGCGGCATAGCGGAACAACCAATACCAGCACGGCCATAATGCCGAGCGTGCGCAGCGCCTGCGTGCCGGTCACGTTATAAGTAGAGCCGGCAATCCAGGTCAGCAGACGCGCCATTCGCGGATCGCCACTCGCCAGCAGCATCATCAACAGCATCGTGAACGCGGTACTCAGCGCCATCCCTGCCAGCAACATCCGCTGTGGTGAGAACCCACCGCGCCCGGCGGCAATCATAATGATGACCAGCGTCAATGCCGCACCGAGACTCCCCGCCGGCAGCAGCCAGCCGAAGGCATCACCCGGCACCATAAACAGCATAATAACCACGCCAAATGCCGCCCCGGAGCTAATCCCTAATACTTCCGGACTGGCCATCGCATTGCCGGTCAGCCGCTGGATTATGCAGCCCGCTACCGCCAGCATCGTTCCGGCGCCCAGTGCCGCCAGAACTCGCGGCCAGCGCCACGGCAAGAGGCCATCCAGCTGAATGCCCGAAGCCCAGAACCAACCGCCAGATCCACGGCCCAGCGCCAGCGCGCCGGCCAGGATAACGCCCAGTACCAGCAGGGCAATCAAGGTATAACTCAGCACGTGCTGGCGCTCACTCGCTACCGCACGAGCAGGCCCCATCTCCGGCGGCTGCATGGTACGCAGGCGCGGCAACAGCCACAGCAGCAGCGGAGCGCCCAGCAGGGCGGTAATGGTTCCGGTCGAAATCTCCTGCCAGCGGCGGGCCAGCCACAGCACTATCTCGTCTGAAAGCCAGAGAATTAGCGCCCCTAGCAATGCCGAAAGCATCATCCGCATCAGCAGGCGACGTGCGCCCAGCATCTTCGCCAGCAACGGAGCAAACAGGCCGATAAAACCAATCAGCCCTACCGCATTCACCAGCAACGCGCTGATAACGATAGCCAGCCCCAGCGCTGCCAGACGAGCCAGTGACAGCCCAAGCCCCAGATTGCGCGCCACGCCATCGTCCAGCCCCATGAGAGTTAGAGGTCGCAGCAACAGCAGCGCCAAAATCAATCCACCCAGCAGCCGTGGCCACAGGCCGTCTACCAGCCGCCAGTCAGTCTGGGTGAGTGAGCCTGTACTCCACAAAAACATGCTTTGTAACTGTTCGTGGTGAAACAGTGCCAGTAGCTGATTCAACGCTCCGCAATACAGGCTGACCACCAGGCCTGCCAGAATAAGCGTAACTGGCGAAAGGCGTTTGCCCCACGCTACCCCGAAGACAATCACTCCCACCAATACTGAGCCGACAAGCGCCGCAAACTCCTGCATTAGCGCGCCGCCAGGCAAAGCCCAGAGCGTTGCGACAGTCAGCCCGAGCTGCGCGCCGCTGGCGACGCCGAGTGTGGTTGGCTCCGCCAGCGGATTACGCAGTACCTGCTGGAATAGCACACCGCACAGCCCCAGCCCGCTCCCTACCAGCAGCGCCATAGCCAGACGCGGTAAAGCGCTGTAGTAAAACAGCATGGTATCGATGGCATCCGGGTTTGGAGATTTCAGTGCTCCGCCCCACTCCGCACGCGGCAGTACTTCATTGAGATTAAAGAGTGTCATCACCAGTGCGGCCGCAAACAGCGTACTGATAATAACAATGGGGAGAATGCGGACTCTGCCAATCATGAGCGTTCTCCCAGCGTTGCTTCCAGAATGTGGCAAAAACGCATCGCCGATAACGTCGCGCCATAAAACCAAACCTGCGGTGCCATATGGAAGCGTCCGTGGCGGATAAAAGGCATCGCCTTCCACAGCGGGGTATCCATAACCTTTTGCATCATGCCATTAGCACCGTGACCAAAGCAGATAACGTCCTGTGTTTGCACTGCGGCCAGACGCTCAACGCCAACGATGGCACTGCCCCAGAAATTCACCTCACCCTGCCAGGCATTTTGCAGCCCCAGTAAGTCCATCACCTGTTGAAACAGGCTATTACGCCCGATCACCAGCGCATGGCGCTCATCGAGGAAAGTCATTAGTAATAACGGTCGGTTGCGATACGGGGCCAGCCGCTGTTTCAGCTCAACGATAAATTGATCGAAATCCGCCAGATGCCGTTGGGCGACATCGGCCATACCCAGACGAGCACCGACTTCGGTTATCGATTTACGCGCGGCCACCAGCGGTTGAGAGCCATCGGTAAAGGTAACGGGCATACCGGGAGCAACCCGATTTATCTGCTGAACCGATGGGCCAAAACCCGGCGAATAGAGAATCAGCGATGGCCGCATTTCAATCAGCAGCTCCATATTCGGTTCGGTGCGCAGGCCAACATCAATAGTCTGTGGCGGCAACGCCGGCTCCCCGACCCACTCGCGGTACGTAGCAATATCAGAAACGCCGTAGGGCGCAACGCCCAAAGCCATCAGAATCTCGGTTGGCAGCCACTCCAGCGCCACTACGCGTTTAGGGTCGACAGAAGCAGGCGCCGCATGAGCAAAGCCAAACGGCAGCAAACAGGAGGACAGAGCCAGGGTTTTTAATATCTGACGCCGTTGCAAAGAAAAGGTGTTGTTCATCAGTACACAAAACTTATTGGTGCACTGCCGCCCGGATGCGGCAGTATCCCCATAGGGATGCCATAAACCTGCTCCAGAACCTGGCTTGTCATCATCTGCGCCGGTTCACCCTGGGCAATCATCTCTCCTGCCCGTAGCGCCACCAGATAATCGCAATAACGCGCCGCCATATTGATATCGTGCAGCACGGCGATAACGGTCAGTTTCTTTTGCTGGCTTAAGCGATGAACTAAAGCCAGAACATCGACCTGATGGGCGATATCCAGTGCCGAAGTTGGCTCATCCAGCAGCAGCACCCGGGTATCCTGAGCCACCAGCATCGCTATCCACGCCCGCTGCCGCTCACCGCCAGACAGGCTATCCACCAGCCGTTGGGCCAGCGGCTTAAGCCCGACCAGGCCAATCGCTTCTTCTACCTTTTCCCTATCCGCCGCGCCAAAACGCCCCAAAGCGCCGTGCCACGGATAGCGGCCAATAGCCACCAGCTCGCGCACCGTCATACCTTCCGCAGCCGGAAGCTGCTGTGGCAGGTAAGCTACCTTGCGGGCAAATGCTTTGCTTTTCCAGCTTTCAAGCGGCTCAGTGCCCAGCAGAATTTCGCCAGCGCTGGGTAGCTGATGGCGGCCAAGCATTTTGAGTAGTGTGGATTTTCCCGAACCATTATGGCCGATGAGCCCCGTGACTTTGCCAACCGGAAAAGTCAGGGTCAGGGAGTGGAGTAACGTGCGTCCCGGAACGCTAAAACTAACGTCACGTAGCGCAAAGGTAATATCGCTTTCTGTGTCCTGCATAATAACCAGCGTAAGAAGGGGCACGCCGAAGCGTGCCCAAATAACGATTAGAAACGGAATGTCGCGGTTGCGGTAACCTGGCGCTCTGCGCCCCAATAGCAGGCATAATCGCGATAGCAGCTGGAGACATATTCGCGGTTAAACAGGTTAGACACATTCACGCCCACCGATGAACCAGGCATACCAAAACGAGCCAGATCGTATTTAACGGTTGCATCCGCCACGGTGTAGCTCGGCACATTAAAGGTCTTGTTGGTCTTATCACCGGTGGTGTAGAAGCTGGAGGTATCGCCAATATAACGAGCACCAGCCCCTAAAGTCAGGCCGCTCAACACCGTTTCGTGGAAGGTGTAATCCAGCCACAACGAGGCCATATTACGCGGAACTTCGACCGGGCGTTTGTGCTTGAAGTTGGTGTCATCGGTATATTCAGCATCGGTGTAGCTATATGCCGCCGTCATATCGACGTTTGCCGTCAGCGCGGCCTTTGCTTCCAGCTCAAAGCCCTGAGAACGGATTTTTCCGCCCTGGGTCGAGTAAGCGCTGTCCGTAGGGTCCGCCGTCAGGTTTTTGTCTTTAGTAATCTGGAATACCGACGCGGTCAGGCTAATCGGCTTATCTTTTGGCAGATATTTCACCCCGGCTTCATACTGCTTGCCGCGTGAAGGATCGAACGCTTTACGATCTTTTGAACGACCGGAGTTTGGCTCAAAAGATTCGCTGTAGCTGAAGTACGGCGCAATCCCATTATCAAACACATAGTTAAGACCACCGCGCCAGGTAAAGGCTTCGTCGCGATTCATATTAGTACCCGCCGCAGCGTAGCTGGTAGCACGGCTGTAAACGCTGGACTTGGCGAAGTCGTAACGACCGCCTAAGGTCAGCACCCACTTATCCCATTCAGCCTGGTCCTGTACATACAGACCGGTCTGCTCCAGACGGTTAATAACCTGGTATTTATCGGCGTAAGGATAGATGTTGGAATGGTGATTACCCTGGTTCAGGTGCAGCGGATCGGCAGCGCCGTACTGGGCATCTACGTCGTTACGGCTACGCATGTAGTCCACCCCGGTCAACAGGGTATGATCTACCGCGCCCGTGGCAAACTTGCTTTGCAGCTGAGTATCGACGTTAAAGTCAGTCAGATCTTCATCAGAACGAACATACGCGCGGCTAATCTGAGCCGGAGCGACGTAACCGTTGCCGTATACCGAGCGATACAGGGTATGAACCCGGGTGTAGCGCAGGTTCTGACGCACGGTGAAGGTATCGTTAAAGGCGTGTGCGAAAGCGTAGCCGACCATCTGCTGACGGCGCTGCATTTTGTTATCCGGATCGCCTTCGTTGAAATCGGTCGGCAGCTTATGAGAATGGCCGTTGGCATCAACGTAAGGCACCACGGTACCGGTACGCGGCAGCCAGCCGTAATATCCCGCCTGCGGATCGCTCTGGAAGTTACTCAGGAAGGTAAAGTCGGTGTTCGCATCCGGACGCCAGCTAAATGACGGCGCAATCGCGTAGCGTCGGGAGCGAGCATTATCCTGCTGAGCGTCCTGGCTGTTAGCCAGACCAGTCAGACGATAGGAGTAAACGCCATCGTCATCCAGCGCATCGCTGAAATCGAAGCCAGTCTGGAACAGGTTGTGTGAGCCGGCCTTGAACTGAATCTCGCGCAGCGGTTCAGTGGTCGGGCGCTTGCTGACCATACTCACTACCCCGCCCGGGTTACTGTTACCGTACAGCACCGATACCGGGCCGCGCAGCAATTCAACGCGCTCAAGGAAATAGGGATCCATCGAGACTTCAGAGTAGTTATTACCCTGAAGTTTAATGCCATCGAGATATTGGTTGGTGTTAACCGTCGATGGCGAAGTAAAGCCGCGAATAGATACCACATCATAGGTGTTAGAACTACCGCGGGTGGCAAACACGCCCGGCGTGTAGCTCAGCGCCTCTTTAACGGTGGACGGCTGACGCATATCCATTTCTTCGCGGGTGACCACGGAAATAGACTGAGGAACCTTTTCAATTGCGGTATCGGTTTTGGTACCGGTTGCGCTGCGCTTAGCGGCAATGGTCATCGCCGGGCCCCAGGCACTTTCCTGAGGTACGTTGGCGGCATCGGCGCTAACGGTGATGGTGTCTTCCTGGGCTGCCTGGCTGGTATTGGCCGTGGCCATAAAGGCACCGGCAATGAGCAGTGCCAACGGGCTGATACGTAGCTGGGTTGTGTTTGAACGCGCCATGACTTTTCTCTGAATGAAATATAGAACGATAACGTAAACGAGAATAATTATTATGTCGGCACGGATGATATGCGAAACGGATAAGGCCAGGCAAGCTCTGTGAAGTGGTGAATAGGTCAGACCGTGGATAAATTTTCTGAGTGAATAGAATTCATTCAACCATAAAAGAAAGTGTTCGTTTTTTCAGCACTGGGCCTTTTCTTGCCCTCAATCAGTTTTCAAAGCAGAGAGTCAATATCGGCAGAAAAGCGTTATTACATTGATAATAAAGAACTCATGACCTATCGACACAGCTCTGAGCCGGTTCAGATATCAGAATATCGGGTCACCGATAGAAAAATATGGTCGATGAATCCGCGAGCAAAACGAGAGCAAGATGCTGAAGGCAGAGCACAATAAACTCACATTTACCAATAAGCACAGAGTTGCTCCAGCCATAAAAAAAGCCCCATCCCGCCGGAATGAGGCTTTTAACATCATGATATCTGCGGTTAGTTATTACCGAACATATCCTTGATCCATCCGGCTACGCCGTCTTTGTCTTTTTTCTGGTCATCCTGCTGAGCCGGTTGCTGCTGACCCGGCTGCTGCTGAGCCGGCTGCTGCGGATTGTCGCCGCTGAATGGGTTGCCGTTCTCTTCTACC
This genomic interval from Salmonella enterica subsp. enterica serovar Choleraesuis contains the following:
- the erpA gene encoding iron-sulfur cluster insertion protein ErpA — protein: MSDDVALPLQFTDAAANKVKSLIADEDNPELKLRVYITGGGCSGFQYGFTFDDKINEGDMTIEKQGVALVVDPMSLQYLVGGAVDYTEGLEGSRFVVNNPNATSTCGCGSSFSI
- the clcA gene encoding H(+)/Cl(-) exchange transporter ClcA, yielding MNPESPSYGANKVSALRRGQVIRQLIHRDKTPLAVLLTAAVVGTLAGLIGVAFEKAVTAVQHIRIGALITHADSPWLVWPLAFLASALLAMVGYWLVRRFAPEAGGSGIPEIEGALEELRPVRWWRVLPVKFIGGMGTLGAGMVLGREGPTVQLGGNVGRMVLDIFRMRSPEARHTLLATGAASGLAAAFNAPLAGILFILEEMRPQFRYNLISIKAVFTGVIMASVVFRIFNGQGAVIEVGRLADAPVNTLWLYLVLGMIFGVVGPVFNRLIFLAQDAFARIHKGKIGPWVLIGGLLGGMCGILGFIEPAAAGGGFSLIPIAAAANYTVGMLLFIFIARVVTTILCFSSGAPGGIFAPMLALGTLLGTAFGMLCMAWFPQWHLEAGTFAVAGMGALLAASVRAPLTGIVLVLEMTDNYQLILPMIITCLGATLLAQFLGGKPLYSAILARTLAKAEADKAAAAAQNT
- the hemL gene encoding glutamate-1-semialdehyde 2,1-aminomutase, with product MSKSDNLYAAAREVIPGGVNSPVRAFTGVGGVPLFIERADGAYLYDADGKAYIDYVGSWGPMVLGHNNPEIRSAVIEAASRGLSFGAPTEMEVKMARLVTELVPTMDMVRMVNSGTEATMSAIRLARGFTGRDKIIKFEGCYHGHADCLLVKAGSGALTLGQPNSPGVPADFARHTLTCTYNDLASVRAAFEQYPEDIACIIVEPVAGNMNCIPPLPEFLPGLRALCDEFGALLIIDEVMTGFRVALAGAQDYYGVEPDLTCLGKIIGGGMPVGAFGGRREVMEAIAPTGPVYQAGTLSGNPIAMAAGYACLTQVAQPGVHDTLNSLTTRLATGLLEAAQEAGIGLVVNHVGGMFGLFFTDAQTVTNYQDVMSCDVERFKKFFHLMLEEGVYLAPSAFEAGFMSIAHSEEDIDNTIDAARRVFAKLK
- a CDS encoding Fe3+-hydroxamate ABC transporter permease FhuB; protein product: MIGRVRILPIVIISTLFAAALVMTLFNLNEVLPRAEWGGALKSPNPDAIDTMLFYYSALPRLAMALLVGSGLGLCGVLFQQVLRNPLAEPTTLGVASGAQLGLTVATLWALPGGALMQEFAALVGSVLVGVIVFGVAWGKRLSPVTLILAGLVVSLYCGALNQLLALFHHEQLQSMFLWSTGSLTQTDWRLVDGLWPRLLGGLILALLLLRPLTLMGLDDGVARNLGLGLSLARLAALGLAIVISALLVNAVGLIGFIGLFAPLLAKMLGARRLLMRMMLSALLGALILWLSDEIVLWLARRWQEISTGTITALLGAPLLLWLLPRLRTMQPPEMGPARAVASERQHVLSYTLIALLVLGVILAGALALGRGSGGWFWASGIQLDGLLPWRWPRVLAALGAGTMLAVAGCIIQRLTGNAMASPEVLGISSGAAFGVVIMLFMVPGDAFGWLLPAGSLGAALTLVIIMIAAGRGGFSPQRMLLAGMALSTAFTMLLMMLLASGDPRMARLLTWIAGSTYNVTGTQALRTLGIMAVLVLVVPLCRRWLHILPLGGLTASAVGMSLTRSRIALLALASILTAAATLTIGPLSFVGLMAPHIARMLGFRRAMPQLIIAAIIGGALMVFADWCGRMILFPNQIPAGLLATFIGAPYFIWLLRRQAR
- a CDS encoding iron-hydroxamate transporter substrate-binding subunit, whose protein sequence is MNNTFSLQRRQILKTLALSSCLLPFGFAHAAPASVDPKRVVALEWLPTEILMALGVAPYGVSDIATYREWVGEPALPPQTIDVGLRTEPNMELLIEMRPSLILYSPGFGPSVQQINRVAPGMPVTFTDGSQPLVAARKSITEVGARLGMADVAQRHLADFDQFIVELKQRLAPYRNRPLLLMTFLDERHALVIGRNSLFQQVMDLLGLQNAWQGEVNFWGSAIVGVERLAAVQTQDVICFGHGANGMMQKVMDTPLWKAMPFIRHGRFHMAPQVWFYGATLSAMRFCHILEATLGERS
- the fhuC gene encoding iron-hydroxamate transporter ATP-binding protein, coding for MQDTESDITFALRDVSFSVPGRTLLHSLTLTFPVGKVTGLIGHNGSGKSTLLKMLGRHQLPSAGEILLGTEPLESWKSKAFARKVAYLPQQLPAAEGMTVRELVAIGRYPWHGALGRFGAADREKVEEAIGLVGLKPLAQRLVDSLSGGERQRAWIAMLVAQDTRVLLLDEPTSALDIAHQVDVLALVHRLSQQKKLTVIAVLHDINMAARYCDYLVALRAGEMIAQGEPAQMMTSQVLEQVYGIPMGILPHPGGSAPISFVY
- a CDS encoding ferrichrome porin FhuA; translated protein: MARSNTTQLRISPLALLIAGAFMATANTSQAAQEDTITVSADAANVPQESAWGPAMTIAAKRSATGTKTDTAIEKVPQSISVVTREEMDMRQPSTVKEALSYTPGVFATRGSSNTYDVVSIRGFTSPSTVNTNQYLDGIKLQGNNYSEVSMDPYFLERVELLRGPVSVLYGNSNPGGVVSMVSKRPTTEPLREIQFKAGSHNLFQTGFDFSDALDDDGVYSYRLTGLANSQDAQQDNARSRRYAIAPSFSWRPDANTDFTFLSNFQSDPQAGYYGWLPRTGTVVPYVDANGHSHKLPTDFNEGDPDNKMQRRQQMVGYAFAHAFNDTFTVRQNLRYTRVHTLYRSVYGNGYVAPAQISRAYVRSDEDLTDFNVDTQLQSKFATGAVDHTLLTGVDYMRSRNDVDAQYGAADPLHLNQGNHHSNIYPYADKYQVINRLEQTGLYVQDQAEWDKWVLTLGGRYDFAKSSVYSRATSYAAAGTNMNRDEAFTWRGGLNYVFDNGIAPYFSYSESFEPNSGRSKDRKAFDPSRGKQYEAGVKYLPKDKPISLTASVFQITKDKNLTADPTDSAYSTQGGKIRSQGFELEAKAALTANVDMTAAYSYTDAEYTDDTNFKHKRPVEVPRNMASLWLDYTFHETVLSGLTLGAGARYIGDTSSFYTTGDKTNKTFNVPSYTVADATVKYDLARFGMPGSSVGVNVSNLFNREYVSSCYRDYACYWGAERQVTATATFRF